The nucleotide sequence ACATCAACGGCATGGGCTCGATGTTTCACATCAATATCAACGAGGAACCGGTCGGCTCGGTCGCGCAACATCTCCGTTCCGATCACGCACTCTGGATCGCCGTTCGACTCGGACTGCTCAATCGCGGAATCAACATGATGCTCCGCGGAACGGGATGCCTGTCGACGCCCATGAAAGAATCCGATATCGACATCTACGGCGACGCACTTCGGGACGTGCTGTCCGGAATCTAGGGCCACTCGTTTCCGCCCGACGCGTGGGTGGCGGAATCGGACTCCGCCACCCACCGTCATCGGTCGCTACGATGCGGGTGCGATAGGCTCGACGGCCTGACCACGACCCAGGGAGCGGGGACTGACGTGAGGGGCAGGACCAGCACGACCCAGCGCAGCCGCGTCACGTCCCAACTGCTCCGTCAGATTCGTGGTGGCCGTTTCAACGTGGGTGACCGCCTTCCCTCGGAACGAATACTCGCCGAGGAATTCGGCGTGAGTCGTCCGGTGATCCGGGAAGCACTGGGAACTCTCGGGGCGATGGACATCATCGAGTCGCAGGCCGGGCGCGGGTCCTTCCTCATGTCCACCGAGGTCCCCGATTCCGACGGGGAAATCAACGTCGTCGGCCTGATCGACGTCGTGAGCTTCCGGGAAGTGCTCGAGGCCGGAGCGCTGGCGCTGGCGGGCACGATGCCCGACCTCGACGCCGACCTGGTCGTCGACGCCATGGACCGCCTGAAGGACGACGTCGCCGCCGAGCGGAACACCATCGAGTCGGACATCGCCCTGCACCGGGCGATCCTCGCGTCGGTGAGGTCTCCGATGCTGCTCCGGGCGTTCGACGACTCCCACGAGGCGATCCTGCGTTCGGTCCAGCTCAGCCCGCACGCCAGCACGATGGGCTCCGATCTGCTCGCCCTGCACGAGGCGATCGCGGCGGGCATCACTGCGAGATCGACGGAGTCGGCACTCGCCGCCACCCACCGCATGCACGACGAGCACCGTTCTTTGCTCCGGCGTCTGCTCGGAGCCTGAGACACCGGCCGGACCGGTGCCGGAGTCCGTGGCCGGCAGCACGTGACAACGGCGCCGGCGGGTCGGTCACTGCGCCTCGAGCGCCCCGAGCACATCGGCCACCAGGTCGTCGGTGTCCTCCACCCCGCAGGACAACCGCACCAGTCCGTCGGGCACCGCGT is from Pseudonocardia autotrophica and encodes:
- a CDS encoding FadR/GntR family transcriptional regulator, which encodes MRGRTSTTQRSRVTSQLLRQIRGGRFNVGDRLPSERILAEEFGVSRPVIREALGTLGAMDIIESQAGRGSFLMSTEVPDSDGEINVVGLIDVVSFREVLEAGALALAGTMPDLDADLVVDAMDRLKDDVAAERNTIESDIALHRAILASVRSPMLLRAFDDSHEAILRSVQLSPHASTMGSDLLALHEAIAAGITARSTESALAATHRMHDEHRSLLRRLLGA